From Oryzias latipes chromosome 3, ASM223467v1:
TGAATCCCAAACCACACCTGATTTCTTCTAAACCAGAGCTGCGGACTGTTTTTTTGAGAAAACGTTTTCCACAGACATCTGgcaattgtgttttggtttcccTGACAACAGATGGCAACAGTGCCGTTGGAGGCAAAGAAGGAGGGCGGCAGCAAGCCCTCCCTCCTCGTGTTAGAAAGGGGATCGGTCTGATCACTGATCCACATTAAACAAATGAAGGGTTTCCACTCAAACACTCATCCCTTCAGTCACAGAAGGCTGTCGATTTCCAGCCGTTTCACTGGAAATGATTGTAGGGAGGTCCAAACATTCAAGATTACTTTTCGTTTGAAGAGAACAAAAACTAAGTGACAGTGCAAGTCAGATTGGTGTTCAGTATCGGCAGAAACCCTGAGTTGGAAAAGGAAAAGTTGGATCAGTGAAAACCCTTTTTCACATTAGTCTACCAGCATTGGTGGGAGTAATACCTGGAATTCATAGTATTTGCAAGGAACCCTTTTAAAGGTTTATAAATGTTGTCAATCTGTCAGATATTTTCTTTACAGCACCCTTGGGTTTCATTACACATAATatgaattttgattttaaaaaaaaatccaaatagatccaattttaaacttttgaataaaaaaaaccataaagcCTTTTTTAGGCGTCAAACAACATGTTCAGgcgaaaaacaaaacaaaacaaacttgttTTGTCCTCGTCAAGTTGCGACTAAAACACAACTGCCTTAAATGTGTACATGCAAAATACTATCACCCAGGTATTACAACACAATTCTTGGCCTTTACAGCCTAACAAAAGGCACTGTTGTCAGTCAGTCATTCCATCTAGCAAGTCAAACCAGCTGTTGGACTGGTCACAGTGTCTATAACAGGATTTAGATCACAGGTTCCTTGGCTGGACTCTTTTATAAAGATCCTAGTGACAATTTATGTATTTAGGTCCCAGAATTACAGTATGATTCCAACAAAACAGTAATAATCTTTCATTGCAGATTATAGATTCATGCTGCATCGCTGCAACACctgaggaaaaaataataaatggagAAGCCGTTTGGTtatcaaacaaaaatgcttttttttttgtcctaaaacaGTACAAtcactgaaaataaaactaaaatctcACTAGAGATTTAAGTTTGGTTCAGTTTGTTATCCTCAACCCTCCTACACATCAAACCTCACAGCTTGAACGACCCCTAAACTGCTGAAATTTCCCCTTTCGTAGCAGCACATGGGTAAATCTTAACACTGCGTTCTCTgctttttcagacaaaaaaaaaaaatggcaggaTCCCCTGCTGGCTGTTTTGATGTTTACACCACCAAACAAACAGGACTGAATGGTAGGTCTGTGCTGTAAAAGGATGATATCAGAGTCTTGCTGAGCTGAACCTGCAGCTGATCAAAGGCAGAAGTAGGTAAGAGGGCTTAAAGACACTTAACAGACAACAAGGGAAACATTTGAGTCATCTAACTTTTTGTCATCATCCTTTTTCCCCTCTCTGCGCTAAAGTCAACAGTTTTCAGAGATCTGTTTTGGACTGATGAGAACCTAAGAGATTGTGGCATACGATAGTGTAAAGTGCACTGAATAAAGTGGGAGGACGAGCTGGTGGGAATGTGCATGGATCCTCTGCTCATGTTTGCAAAGCACCCAACACATTCCAGTGCTAAACAAAAGGAGCAGAACTGGGTTGTGATTTTCATGTATCAAATCCCACCGTgatacttcatttttttttttctctctagaaATCTACACCAACAATAGGGCAACAATTCATCCGAAACAGACActaaaaaaggtcaaaggacCATGAACAGAGACTCAACCCAACGACAACGCGTGCCTTGGTGGGTCGTGACCTCTTGGATGACACAcgcatacctgaagcactgtgACGCACATACATACTACAAATATGCTGCTTTGGTTAAAACAGCAGACTAGGCTGTGTGGCCTTGGAGGTGTTCAGCTTCATGTAAGTACAGGAAGAAGGCCTCAGCTCCTCAGGACAGGAGGCTTCATGTGTGCTCGATTTTCTGCCATCTCCAAATAATCTCGTCTGATTTGGTCTCAGTTAGCAGGTCGTCACTGCCGTCTAAACGCAGAGTGACGGACTCGTGGTACTGGAGAGGAGCATGAAGGCAGTTGATTCTTTTAGTCTGGTTGCACACTGTAAGGTGGCGGTGATCTCCACAGGCGGTAAAAGGCTTGTAATTGGAAAGTGTGGGTCTATAACGGTGACTAGCACCACAGAGAAGAAGACGGAGGACAGAAAAAGTGTCTGCATATCGCAGTGTGCTGCTGGAGAGGATGAGATGAGGGAAAagtaaatacataaacaaagaTAGTTCTAGACTTTTGCCTCGACGCAGGAGTTCTCAGACAAGGGGCCGCTTTGGCACGGTGGTTTCTGTCTCTCCCACTGGCACATGGCATTGGCATAGCCCACTATCACTTTATCCATCCAGGTGAGGGGCTGGGGAAAGAGGACGTCCCCCTCGAAGAAGCCCAGGTGGCCGCCGTGGAGCGTCAACGCAAAGATGACATTctgcttttttcctgaaaaaagggaaacatgcaaaaaaacgACGCATCAGATTAAAAGGCTGAATCCGTAAAAGACAGTCAGGGTGGAGTCAGGCAAGCAGGAACTTTGTGTATGTTTTGCTTTTACTACAACAAAATCAAACGCTGAAGTTGGGAGGCAATTATCATTTAGAAATGCCAGCTTTTGTGTACGTCTGGTTTGGACTGGCTTAACAGGTTTTAGAGTCCATCTTTCTCAACCTCTAATTGTTTGGTTGCCACGACAATGCTTTAATTATGGAGTCATACCAGTTTATTAAGGCAGAAGGTGATCCCTCTCCTCTAGGGGTAGCTCACAGAAACACCTCTAACATCTTAATAGGTAGGATATTGCAAGTTTGGTGAGCCATGTTcatgacaaaagaaaattgttCCCCCGAAATTACTGATTTGTGGCCAGCTCATTTGTGTACTCAAATGCACATTTTGTGTTTCCACCATTTACTATTTCTtggccacaaattagcattttatgaccagtttgtgtgcacaaattagcattttgtgtgcgCAATATAGTATTTGTGAGCAAATATAATTTTTGTGAGCACAATGTAGTATTTGTGCttacaaattagcattttgaagGCACAAAATAGCATGCTGTGGGTATAAATTGGTAGTTTGTGGAcaaaaaaattagcattttgtagACGCAACTAGCATTTTATGTGcacaaataagtattttgtgGCTAAAAATTAGAAGTAGAAATTGAAGTTACTAAAAATACTCATTTGTGGATCAGTATTTGTCAATACTCAAAATACTAATCGGTGTGGACAAATTTGTAATTCATGTGCACAAAACActaatttgtgcccacaaatgccaaaaaatggaaatttgtggccacaaattattatttcaggggaaataattattaattattttatttcttttcaatgtcATGTCCAAGACTCCATACAATCATTCTctcatatatatttatgtttgaatgccaaaaaaaaaactcttaaacataaaaatgatatCTCTGTTTGAGCATCGAATATATTTAATGCCGGCCGTTTATTGTTCCATTCGATCACTGCAGGAGGATTTTGTTCTGAATGTGAAACATCTCTGAAATCCAAAGTAGGCCACCGCCACTGTGAAGGCTCCCGGTTAATCCCTTTCTGACTGCTGTGTGCAGAATGCGGCAGCTGTGGACAGCCTGAGACGCAGGAAAAACGTTATCCCggattgttttcttctttcactCCTATCTGGGTTAGTAGGGAACCCTGATGCCGATGAATGGTGATTAAAGGCCCACAGGGCTTTCAGCACCGCCCTGCAAACCCTTCATGACAGTTGAACTGGTGCCCTTGGATAACTAAGTGCTCGGTCAGACCCTGAAGCTGACAATAGAGTGAGAGATGGGTGACAGCTGGAGTACAGGTCCTAAAATATTAGTGAGCATCCTTGAACCAAAGGAAATAGGATTTTACCACCTCTATGACTGCATCTTCATCTGCAGTAAAGGTGCAAAACATAGAAGACTGTGagcattttggtttttttgtacCTCAAAGAGAACTCTAAAACTCATATTAAACACCTTTAATCCAGGATAATCCCAACACCAATACAACAAGCATTATTCTGTTGAGTCCTTTTCTTGCTattgggtgggtgggggtgtgtgCGAGCATCACAGTAGAAGATTTTGGACAAACGGGGGCAGCTAATCCACCTTTCTGTGAGTGCAGCTCTTTAAAGATCAACACTCAGTCCACTGTGTTGGAATTAGCAGCATGCACCTTTTCCTCAGGACTCCCCCGCCCTCACACTCCTCCGTGTCACATTTTCCTGTTTCCAAAATAGATTTGCAACTCCACTGACTCACTTTAGTTGACACCAGTCATGAGTCCATCTTTGACTTAAGCTGCAATTGCAATGCTTTCTTTGACGTTCAAAGGAATGAACCCggttttggaaaaagaaaaagtcacttTGTTCAGGAAGATGGGCCTGAAGAAAAACAGACCTTTATAGTTGGAATGTCTTAGCTGCTCCAGCTGAAAATATTACTCATACACTCATGCTCTGCTCCCCGCCCTGTCCTGGTTAAAAGTGCACGGCAAACTCATCAGAGGCCCCTTTGAGATTTCAGCAACGACTTCTGAGAGCCAGCTCTCTTGCCAGCAACAACCTTTATGCAGACAGACAGGACATGCCAGGCTAACCCACAGACATTCAGCTAAAAGTATCTGCAACAATCTGTCTGCAGGTATATTCAAAATCAAGGGTGGAGAGGTGTTTGGTATATATTTACTACAtacttttctggaaaaaaaagaaattgcaggTTTATAgcgtttagttttttctttttgaaacacattttgtaaatcaagCAACAGCTTCCCTTCTCATCATAGAATCAATGTATTGCACAAAGGACTGCAAGTCCACAAGTCAGTTCCTCTGTTTCCATTTGTTGCTTGTTTACATCGATGCCACGACAACTCGTCTTCTGCAAAGGTTGAGGACTTCAGAGAGGATAGAAACGCAGAGGAACCAGTGAAGGTGGAAAAATCTAAGCCAACTCATTATCCTCTCTGAAAATCTGTCGttttcagattcttttttttgaaaTGGCGTTGTagcttttaaaaccaaaacaaggAGTTTCCTcataaaatgcatgtttttggcTCAGATCTAAAAAGAAGAGTGAGTGCAACATGCAAACGTGGAAACAAATGTTAACCAGCCGTAGTCTGATGGTTTtggggttgtagagaggagcagctgcttaTTAAGGAGAGTGCAGGTGGGTtatgcagttcccttgaggccatctcaagggacgtcatgataATGAAACGCACAAATAGTCGTGCTTGTGGCAAGTGTACTGTGAAGCATGTGTAGGAAaatgtaagttgcacacacttataCGGGTGATGTCCTAACGCCACACTccagtcgttagtaaggtgtgaACACTTGCTCCTTACTGATCGCAcacaaatgttcaaaacatgaagcatgcctgcgtctcacctacttcaagGTAAGGGTTCGCTACGACTCGTCAGCGACAGCATGCGAGTAGATGAAGATTTTCGCTCTATGGCTCACTGATATTTTACAGATTTGCCTATTTTTGGCCCACAAACAAcccatatccacccgtaagggcagttggaCTAAGGCTCAATATGGACAAAGACTCAGAGTTATTTTTAGCACGCGGCCTCAGTCGTGACACAGCTCTTAATCACCTGCTAGTGTTCGAGGGATGTTGAGAAGTGAATCATGAACCAGGGGATCATCTGCGGAGTTTACCAGCAGCAGCGGCACATTAATCTGCAGAAATATAGGatatcatgtaaaaaaaaatatcattttaatgtgaaagAAGAAATGTTTGAGTAGTGAGCACAACCAGTTCTTACATTGTGAATATAATGTACACAGCTCTCCTTCTCGTAGTACTCTTTGAGCGAGCTGTGGCCGTGGAACTTCCTGTAAaagggaaattaaaaaaagagtttcaatTAACATAGTCAAATGGTCATCTGTGCGACTGCAATGAGGGAAATCAGTGAAGTATTTCAGATCAAAACCAACACGTTTACACTCAAACTGTGTGTCCACAAACCTCATGACGTTGTCGTCAATCTGCATGAGGGACGTTGCCGTGAAGAGTCGACTGACATCGGCGTCCAGCATCTTAAAGGAGCTTTCTCCAAACAGCTTgtgtctgttgtaaacaaaagtagcttttttttcttttaaatcacaaCAGAGTTCAAAACTACCAACAGTTCATTCTGCAGACAGAGGTTCATTTAATCCTGTATGAaagttagttaaaaaaaaaaagtattccaCTGAACAAACAATTAGGAGTGGGATTAAAAATCAATCATTAATATTAACCAAGTCTTTGGTTCGAAAATGCAATATTGACTCATTAAATCcatactttgcttttttttttaaatagtttattgtatttttctagaaaacaattccttttagattttaaatagaataaaactCCTATCTGGTTAGTTTCTATGACTTGTTTAGAAAATAGTGTTTATCATATCCAAGCaatattgaaaaaagaaaaaaatatttattcaatcgaataaaaaaaatcaaactaaatcTGAGTTTTGGCAGCAATACGTGACCCCGTTTTTATCTTCTGAAGTATAAGAGTGGTACCTGTGTGAGAGGATGATTTTCTTCATGTTGTCAGCCATGAGAAAGTTGTAGAAGCGTCTGAACTGATCCCATTGTAGGAATGTTTCCTGAGCCCTGAGAGGAAACACGCAGGATGTTAGCTTAGTGTTAGCTTAGTCCACAGTCCATACAGAGTCACTGAACTGCCCTGCTTATCAACAGGACAAAGAAAGGCTTGGGTGGAGAGGAGCCAAGGTGTCATGGACTAAGAAAGCTTTTGAAATTCAAACTATATTTCAACAATGAATTGCAGTGCAGTGTTTAGATGTTTCAGTCTATCATTAAACTCACTAAATAGTAGTCTAAAACCTCAGTGGTTTAGCTGGAACTCATAATTTACTCGCATTATTCTAAGCTGATAAAtgtgttgtgtatttgtgtactattcttatttgattgcttgacatagaccatttcaaatcaaatgtgCACATAAAGTACCGGTGTAATAAAGAGACGGCACACCGGATGAACCGATGAAAGGATAAAAACCAACCTGAGAGCGCTGTAGCCCTGACAGACGCTCACGCAGCACAGCACGCGCTCCTGGTTTTTCCTGTTCTCCCCCAGGAACTTGCACACGATGTTTCCGCCCAGACTGAAGCCCACGACAATCAGCTGAGTGTGAGGATATGCCCGCTTGATGTAGCCCACCATGGATGCAAACTCCCACGTGCACCCTTGTAAAGCAGAAAAACGCACTGTAGCCCACACGTTTGTCCTGCTCAGcatttggtgagtttttacAGCGCACCAGGTTTAGAACAGGTATACATTAAAGACTTTGacgaaaatgaacaaaatgaaacaaaacaagagaTTCTAAGGTTACGACACCAAATTCAATCTCTCTTTTGCACCAACTGCCACTAGTGAGAACAATTATTGGCCTCACCATAAGTGAAAATCCGTGGAGAGGTGAGTTCGATGGTGGGCAGAGCACCCAGGTGATTGAGCACAGCGCAGCGGTAACCCTCCTTCTGTGCATAATCCACGAAGGTGCGGATGTAGTGCTTCTCGCTGTGGTTCCCGATACCAGGACATATCACCATGGTGATTTCATCTGATGAGACAGTTAGACGGATCGGGGAGATTTCTGCCAGTGAGAAAGATGTAAACAAACTCCAGGGCAGAGACAGCAGACGACTGTTAGGAATAAGCAAATCCAGAAGGATCAAGCAGTTTAGACTGTCAAATGCAGTTTAACTGAGCAGAATGGAAATAGAAACCTCTTATTTTCAAGAACCAAATATCCCAGGAGGCTTACACTTTCTGAGAGGATTAAGGAATCTAAGttaaaagaaacccaaactAAAATGCTTATATTGGCTTAGTGCATTATAATTAGTTTGACTTGGAGAGCAGGGCACTCTAACAGCTTTGCAATTTTAGAATAGGGAATGCCACTGTTTACTATTGTTAATGCCCCAATATATTATGGGTAACTCCTACAGCAGCAAGCAAATTGGAATTGAAGTTCTCAACCAGGCCATTGTCATCAACTCACAATACTCGTGTGTACATTCAACGTTAAAAAGGGGTGCTATTGTACAAGAGACCCCTGGTTCACAGATTGGGGGAGATTCAGTAGATGTAAAAAGATGTTGCAGCTTCACGACTCTTTGTAAGCTGCATTGACCGGCAATGAACTTAACTGCTGTCCCATTATAGCTGTGAGATCCCTCAATCAGCATAAATCAGGATAGATCTAAAACACTCAATGGTGATATCTCTGCAGTTCAAAGTAGgcaagtcatttaaaaataaaatattgtttttgtgagtAGAGTAAAATCATCTCAAGACATAAAATGCATCCGAGTCATTAGTCAGGGTTCCTTTTAAAAAAGTAGTAGGGTCTGGGTTACACAGAGAATTTCCAGGAAAATAAAACGGCTCCTATGAGTTCAATCCCTATTTTATGTCAGATTTAAAccagacacaaaacaaaaaaatccaagtaAACGAGAAAGGGTTTTTTAGGGACAGTGTCTTGTTGTCCCAAAGAGTTCTTatataattgtatttattttt
This genomic window contains:
- the LOC101170332 gene encoding monoacylglycerol lipase ABHD2-A, with the protein product MSVHESDVHTISPEMPAMFDGMKLAAVATILYILVRCLNLKSPTAPPDLTYQDTTLNRFLLKSCPQLSKEYIPPLLWGKSGHLQTALYGKLGRVSAPHPSGIRKYLPMQDGATATFDLFEPLGEHLTGDEITMVICPGIGNHSEKHYIRTFVDYAQKEGYRCAVLNHLGALPTIELTSPRIFTYGCTWEFASMVGYIKRAYPHTQLIVVGFSLGGNIVCKFLGENRKNQERVLCCVSVCQGYSALRAQETFLQWDQFRRFYNFLMADNMKKIILSHRHKLFGESSFKMLDADVSRLFTATSLMQIDDNVMRKFHGHSSLKEYYEKESCVHYIHNINVPLLLVNSADDPLVHDSLLNIPRTLAGKKQNVIFALTLHGGHLGFFEGDVLFPQPLTWMDKVIVGYANAMCQWERQKPPCQSGPLSENSCVEAKV